One Schistocerca nitens isolate TAMUIC-IGC-003100 chromosome 1, iqSchNite1.1, whole genome shotgun sequence DNA segment encodes these proteins:
- the LOC126241735 gene encoding mucin-2-like, with the protein MLRRLCPCIRRRAADRDKRKKLKKNKKAQAYYVSDTMCSGYTATADQQPLPPTLPCPPSPTPPPPANTSGGETTTTDELLPTTNLGNGDVNVAYDSLAPTSSPSGDSNAAELQPPTSFYNGDHTADDEPSHPTVFEGSDTTSTNELLAPTVLHSDDIITAELQPPTTLGSGNKAANDEPPHLTILDVRDATSTSELLPPSNPGSCDSNIAVLHSDDIITAELQPPPTTLGSGNKAANDKPPHPTILDVRGATSTSELLPPNNPGSGDTNSAESLPPTTFGSGEASADVKPPCPPVLDAGYCTSTNDLKLSTALGIDNTIPAESLPSTTSGNFKTAGNDQLLNPTIFQDGDNTTELSSLLQVADVAPSALQGALLTGPPPKQAFIK; encoded by the coding sequence GCTTATTATGTCTCCGAcaccatgtgcagtggctacactgCCACTGCCGACCAGCAGCCGCTGCCACCGACTCTGCCATGCCCGCCTTCACCGACGCCACCACCGCCTGCCAACACCTCAGGCGGCGAGACCACAACTACTGATGAGCTGCTGCCCACCACCAACTTGGGCAATGGCGATGTTAATGTTGCTTATGACTCACTGGCCCCCACCAGCTCGCCTAGTGGAGATAGTAATGCTGCTGAGTTGCAGCCCCCCACCTCCTTTTACAATGGAGACCACACTGCCGACGATGAACCGTCTCACCCCACTGTATTCGAAGGCAGCGACACTACATCCACTAATGAACTGCTGGCCCCCACTGTCTTGCACAGTGACGATATTATTACTGCTGAACTGCAGCCCCCCACGACACTGGGCAGTGGCAACAAGGCTGCCAACGATGAACCACCGCATCTCACCATCTTGGATGTTCGCGATGCCACATCCACTAGTGAGCTGCTGCCTCCCAGCAACCCTGGCAGTTGCGACTCTAATATTGCTGTCTTGCACAGTGACGATATTATTACTGCTGAACTGCAGCCCCCCCCCACGACACTGGGCAGTGGCAACAAGGCTGCCAACGATAAACCACCGCATCCCACCATCTTGGATGTTCGCGGAGCCACATCCACTAGTGAGCTGCTGCCTCCCAACAACCCTGGCAGTGGCGACACTAATAGCGCTGAATCGCTGCCCCCCACCACCTTCGGCAGCGGCGAAGCGTCTGCCGATGTTAAGCCACCATGTCCTCCTGTCTTGGATGCTGGCTACTGCACGTCCACTAATGATCTGAAGCTGTCCACCGCCTTGGGCATTGACAATACTATTCCTGCTGAGTCACTGCCCTCCACCACCTCGGGCAACTTCAAAACAGCTGGCAATGATCAACTACTGAATCCCACCATCTTCCAAGATGGTGACAACACCACTGAATTATCTTCATTGCTCCAGGTAGCTGATGTTGCACCATCAGCCCTACAGGGTGCACTTCTCACTGGCCCTCCCCCTAAGCAggcgtttataaaataa